Genomic DNA from Porites lutea chromosome 4, jaPorLute2.1, whole genome shotgun sequence:
GCCACACTCTTTACTGTATAGGCTTAATCTTTAAATTCGGAGATCTCCTCGGGATAAAAGTGTGGATGATTCGACGTTGGCGCGACACTGTAAACAAGAACCGCTAGGTAACTTAGGTTTACTGTACATCTGTTTGAAAGACGTACGTGTAGCAGAAATATTAACAAagtaaaaatatgaaatttgTACATCAAGGATTTTAATTGCTTGCAGCAACTTGTAAGCGtcgatttattttgtaattaaacatTCTCTTCTTTATTGATTTTGGTCAATTAAAGTGTTCCCTTTATTACAAGCTGTACAGGTTTCAAACTTTCCCGCTGGtggcatttatttattatttgtacacGCACCGGCAGAAGTTGCCAtaatttaatgttttaatgAGGTTATTTAGTATGAAACTGGATCGTTTCGACGGTGTTCTGTGTTATTCTCGATAAGCTCAAAGGGCACGATGACGGGGCACTATTCTACAAAGCACGTTTGTTTGAACATGGCGCAAGTTGGCGATAAGTGAGTCCAACCTTTCGTAATTTTTGAGAGTTACGAGGAGAAATTTTCCGGTATTGCACAAGGCGAACCGTATAAATAAAGCTATTCGTAGCACAAGGTTTACTTTCTATCGTTGTGTTCGTTGTCTTTCGTAGTTAGTACTGTTATCGGGATATTATAAATCTTTCATCATGGTCTACTGTAGCGCTGTGGGTTGCAATAATGATTCTCGATATGTTGGTAGAAAGCAAGGGGTAAGCTACCACAGATTTCCCACTGATGATAAGCTCTTGAAAGAGTGGCTGGCGAAATTATCCCGGCTAGATCTTGTTGTTACAAAAGATTCCAGGGTATGTTCGCTTCACTTCGAACCTGAATGCTACGAGCGTGACCTAAAAGCTGAACTTCTTGGACTTAAATCTACCCAACATCATTTGAAGCCAGATGCAGTGCCAACAATTTTCGATCACCGTCCGAAAAAGAAGCCGAGACTATCATCTGAGAGGCGCCTCCAGGAGAGATCTAAACAACAGGTAAGGATTGTCAAttcgtattaaaaaaaaaaagagtttgcgTGCTGATCTTATGGTAGACTATTATCCACGGATGTTCATAAACGCGGTCACGCAATGTTAAAACCTGCAATAATGAAAAGGCCCTTTGCTGTATTTTCTCATTGGAATATTAATCATTTTCTAAATCTGGGTTGGTGATAGAGGCTAATTCCTTCTATTGCAGTTCATTAGCTCTGTGACATCCTCTCACCCTGCCCTACCTGTTGCTGTTGGAGAACCTAGTACTTCAAGTGCATGTGACCAAACAGCCAGCCCCAGTGAACAAGTTCTTGAGGAACCTGAGAATGTGAAGATCGCATCGGTTCCTACTAGCTCGCCTATAGAGACGCATGATTTTGGATGTCAAGTTAACACTCGAGGAGAGAGTCTTATGCTGAAATCAGTAGGGACCCAAACACCTGACTTCTTTCGTCTTCGTGACCAGTACACTCAGACAGAACCAGGACTTTTTGATGGGGAAGCCTGGTTCTTTAACACTGAAGAAGAACCAGGCAGTGAAAATGAGAGTATTGAAAATGTATCCCCTCATAAAGACCCATCTTATATCCCCTCTAAAAGTGAGGAAAGTGATGAGGATGAGGAGGAAGAAGTTTCAATGGCAGTACCATCAAAGTTGAAACCTCAAACTCCCCAAAATGACTTCAAATTCCTAGTATTTATGGAACAATTGGATGAACTTTTGCATCGATGCCCTACATGTGGGGCAGTAGTAAGCAAAAGAGAAACGTCCACTCGGGGAAGTCAACTATGTGTAACcctgaaatgtaaaaatgggcACAAAAAATTTTGGAAGAGTCAACCCATGCTCAAAGGGATGGCTGCTGGAAACTTGTTACTGGCTTCAGCAATTTTACTAAGTGGAGCAACGTACACAAAAATAGCATCTTTATCTGAAATTTTGAACTGGAAAATTTTTAGTGAAAAGACATTTTACAACATTCAAAATATGTACTTATTTCCTGTAATTAAT
This window encodes:
- the LOC140935063 gene encoding uncharacterized protein, whose product is MVYCSAVGCNNDSRYVGRKQGVSYHRFPTDDKLLKEWLAKLSRLDLVVTKDSRVCSLHFEPECYERDLKAELLGLKSTQHHLKPDAVPTIFDHRPKKKPRLSSERRLQERSKQQFISSVTSSHPALPVAVGEPSTSSACDQTASPSEQVLEEPENVKIASVPTSSPIETHDFGCQVNTRGESLMLKSVGTQTPDFFRLRDQYTQTEPGLFDGEAWFFNTEEEPGSENESIENVSPHKDPSYIPSKSEESDEDEEEEVSMAVPSKLKPQTPQNDFKFLVFMEQLDELLHRCPTCGAVVSKRETSTRGSQLCVTLKCKNGHKKFWKSQPMLKGMAAGNLLLASAILLSGATYTKIASLSEILNWKIFSEKTFYNIQNMYLFPVINEAWQAERNSVFSDLEIEDLWLSGDGRCDSPGHSAKYGTYTMIDQFSDKIIDFQIVQVSEVTSSNAMEREGFKRCMEYIHDRGANIKVVATDRHVSIRSDMKKNFPHVQHQFDVWHVAKSITKKLTEKAKRKECSELFPWIKSVSNHLWWCADTCEGDKNLLREKWISIVHHSANIHSWDSADLYHECPHPPIPREEARTKRWLRPGSPAHEAPKEVVFDKTLLKDIEQLTLNCHTGTLEVYHSVQLKYLSKRQHFSYKGMVARTQLAALDHNANTGRQQATVSRGENEGELRYKVVFPKQTKEWVAKPIMEKTTREHLKPMLDSIVARKLQDAADRSATLTAPHIPRNIATKPRPAKADVIAKHTSRFHDSI